Genomic segment of Arachis hypogaea cultivar Tifrunner chromosome 11, arahy.Tifrunner.gnm2.J5K5, whole genome shotgun sequence:
TGGACTGAGAAGTTTCCGGATATTCGGCTAAAAGGGGGTCCAAAGGGGTTGTTCGATCACTGTCCGTTGATCTTGGAAGGTACAGGACTAGGAGGGGGACCTAGGCCGTTCAGAAGTCTAGATTCCTGGTTTACGCATGAGGGGTTTCTGAGAATGGTGAAGGATGAATGGAGAAGCCTCAGAGAAGCACAGTTCACGTGCAAACTGAGGGCTTTAACAGTACCACTGAGGCAATGGCACAAGGATAACTTTCGGAACCTGGATAAGAGACTCATGAGGTTTGAGGAGGAGATCACCAGGCTGGACAAGTTAGTTAGTGATGGGGTGTATGATGGTACAACGGAGGCTAGACGGAAGGCGCTGGTGAGCTTTTGTGAAAAATGGTACATTAGGAAGGAAATCCACTGGAAGTAGATGTCTCGGTCCAAGCATGCTGCAAACATGGATAAGAATACTAGATACTTCCATAACATTGCCTCGGTCAGAAGACGGAATAACAAGATCGACACCCTGATGATACATGGAAGACTTGTACGGAATCAGGCGAGAATAAAAGGTGCAATTAGAGGGTTCTACAAGGACTTATATAAACAAGATTATGCTCCGAGGATTGGAATCAGAGATGGCTTAATGAAGCAGATCCATAGGGATGAGGCTGAAACACTGGAAGTGATGCCATCGGAGGAGGAAATCAAGGAGGCCGTGTGGGACTGCGAATCTTCAAAGGCACCAGGGAGTGATGGGTATaacatgaacttcataaagaGATGCTGGGAGGACATTGGGCTGGAATTCATTGCAGCAGTACTGGGGTTCTTTCACGGTACTAAGTTGCCGCCGGATGGTAATGTAACGTGGGTGACTTTAGCCCCAAAGTTTGAAGGTGCAAAGGAGGTGAAGGATTTTAGGCCGATTAGTATGGTGGGGTGTGTGTATAAAGTAATTTCGAAGGTGTTAGTACGAAGAATGCGATCTATGATGCCGGGGTTGGTCGGTGAGACTCATACTGCTTTTGTAAGGGGTAGAAAAATTCATGATGGCGCACTCATAGCCTGCGAGACGGTTCATTGGCTGAAGACGCGGAAAAGGACAGCGGCTATTATCAAACTGGATTTCCAAAAAGCCTATGACAGAGTAAGATGGAGTTTTGTTGATATTGTACTCCAGAAGATGGGCTTCGGCCAACAATGGAGGAAGTGGGTGAAGGAGTGTGTTACTATGGCCACCATATCAGTCCTGGTAAACGGGTCACCATCCAAGCCATTCAAGATGGGGAGGGGACTAAGACAAGGAGACCCACTTTCTCTACTACTATTCGTGCTAGTGGTCGATGCTTGCACATGATGGTGGGGAAAGCTGTCAGAAATGGGCGCATTGCTCCGTTACTGGTAGGGAGCGCTCATGTTGAACTGTCACACTTACAATTTGCGGATGACACCATTTTGTTCTGCCCGCCAGTGACTGAAACAATCCTAAACTATAAGAGACTGCTGCGGTGTTTTGAGTTGATATCTGGACTGAGTATCAATTTTGGTAAGTCGAATTTGATATCGGTAAATTGGGATCAAGGATGGATTGATCACGCGTTTGGGCTACTGGGATGCCAGCAAGCCGCTCTACCGGTTAGATATCTGGGAATCTCTCTAGGAGCGAATCCGCGCCTGGTGAAGACTTGGAAACCAATCATCGATAAAGTGGAACAGAAGCATAGCTTATGGAAAGCGAAGGTGTTGAATAAATCAGGTAAGCTTGTACTTATTAAATCGGTCCTGAATAGCCTCCCTATATATTATCTAAGTCTGTACAAGATGCCGAAAGCGGTGGCAGACAAACTGATTGCTCTGCAAAGGAACTTTATGTGGTGCAAGGAAAACGGTAACTCTGGTATAGCTTTGGTCAAATGGGAGCTACTCTAGGCTCCAAAAAAGGCTGGGGGCTTAGGGGTAGGTGATGCAGTGCTGAGAAACACAGCGctcttgtttaagtggtggtggcggttttcaaaggaggattgcccACTGTGGAAGAAGATAGTTTGTTCATGCAACAAGTTGAACCCGGATGTAATGCTAGCAACTCAGCATCTACCAGTAAAAGAAGGGCCTTGGAAAGACATATGTCAGCTAAATATAAAAGAACCACGGATTCGAGATAAAGTGGTTAATGGTCTGGCAATGGATGTAGGCAATGGTTTGTAAACCCGGTTTTAGGAAGATAACTGGGTTCAAGGTGGTGCTCTCAAACTGAGTTTTTCAAGGCTCTACTCTATTTCAAGCCAGCAAGGGGTTATCATTGGAGATTGTGGTTTTTGGGATGGACTAGAATGGATATGGAATTTTCAATGGAGGAGGGAGTTGTTTCAATGGGAGCTGGAACTTGTCCATCAGCTCCATGAGAGATTAAGGTCAGTGAAGCTGTCAGCTGATCGGGAGGAC
This window contains:
- the LOC140176226 gene encoding uncharacterized protein, with protein sequence MDKNTRYFHNIASVRRRNNKIDTLMIHGRLVRNQARIKGAIRGFYKDLYKQDYAPRIGIRDGLMKQIHRDEAETLEVMPSEEEIKEAVWDCESSKAPGSDGYNMNFIKRCWEDIGLEFIAAVLGFFHGTKLPPDEDGLRPTMEEVGEGVCYYGHHISPGKRVTIQAIQDGEGTKTRRPTFSTTIRASGRCLHMMVGKAVRNGRIAPLLVGSAHVELSHLQFADDTILFCPPVTETILNYKRLLRCFELISGLSINFGKSNLISVNWDQGWIDHAFGLLGCQQAALPVRYLGISLGANPRLVKTWKPIIDKVEQKHSLWKAKVLNKSGKLVLIKSVLNSLPIYYLSLYKMPKAVADKLIALQRNFMWCKENGNSGIALEDNWVQGGALKLSFSRLYSISSQQGVIIGDCGFWDGLEWIWNFQWRRELFQWELELVHQLHERLRSVKLSADREDNMVWKFENKGVFSTSSMIQAIQSKTLPAELTSYSFTSSLWKGFVPLRIELFGWFVLVGRVNTKERLTKLGVNILSDSMCVLCTKEIESTEHLFLRCEVTWQVWCKWLRALRQEWVIPGTIKELFESWRGMHDKQQE